A region of Dermabacter vaginalis DNA encodes the following proteins:
- a CDS encoding DNA-directed RNA polymerase subunit beta' — protein MLDVNHFDELKIGLATADDIRSWSFGEVKKPETINYRTLKPEMDGLFCERIFGPTRDWECYCGKYKRVRFKGIVCERCGVEVTKSSVRRERMGHIELAAPVTHIWYFKGVPSRLGYLLDLAPKDLEKVIYFAAYMITKVDDEARHADMPELQSRHDLEIRELENERDAAINERAVTAEKDLAQLEEEGAKADAKRKVRDSAEREQAQIRKKYDAEITRVQNVWERFKNLEVADLEGDEQLYRAMKLRYGHYFEGGMGAEAVQQRLLDFDLDSEAEKLREVIANGKGQKKARALKRLKVVSAFQQTTNSPAGMVLDCIPVIPPDLRPMVQLDGGRFATSDLNDLYRRVINRNNRLKRLIDLGAPEIIVNNEKRMLQESVDSLFDNGRRGRPVTGPGNRPLKSLSDMLKGKQGRFRANLLGKRVDYSGRSVIVNGPELHLHQCGLPKGMALELFKPFVMKRLVDLSLAQNVKAAKRMVERSRPEVWDVLEEVITEHPVLLNRAPTLHRLGIQAFEPKLVEGKAIHLHPLVCGAFNADFDGDQMAVHLPLSPEAQAEARILMLSSNNILKPSDGRPVTMPAQDMIIGLYHLTTPKPEALGHGRTFSSIAEAIMAFDNNEIDLNAPINVRFTDVVPPSDWKAPEGWNEGDAITLETTLGAYYFNETLPEDFPYVEGQVGKKRLGGIVNALAERYDKGQVSASLDALKSYGFSWSTYSGVTFAFSDVVAPPNKAEIIAKYEAKAAQVEENRDLGLVSEAERSSELIDIWTEATNEVAEAMKSNFPLDNTIYRMVHSGARGNWMQIRQIAGMRGLVNNPKGEIIPRPILSNYREGLSVLEYFIASHGSRKGLADTALKTAQSGYLTRRLVDVSQDVIVREGDCGTSKGFTMAIGQDLDGTIVPADNVEITAYGRTLAQDVAGEDGTVLASAGEDVGDVLIEKLIAAGVTEVKVRSVLTCDSAVGTCAQCYGRSLATGQLVDIGEAVGIVAAQSIGEPGTQLTMRTFHSGGVASAEGDITHGLPRVQELFEARTPAGFAPITEIAGRVSVDETDKQRKLTVTPDDGSEPVTYTLSRRVTPLVFDGDHVEVGQQLSPGSVDPKQVLRILGPRAVQKHLVDEVQKVYVSQGVDIHAKHIEVIVRQMLRRVTIVASGDTKLLPGDLVENAAFIEANRAVLAEGGEPAQGRPELMGITKASLATESWLSAASFQETTRVLTEAALSSKSDKLMGLKENVIIGKLIPAGTGLPRFRNFEVEPTDEAKAQMYTVPGYDDFGLADFSGTGSNLNLDDFSYSDPFNTDFR, from the coding sequence GTGCTCGACGTCAACCACTTTGACGAGCTCAAGATCGGCCTTGCGACGGCCGACGACATCCGTTCCTGGTCATTCGGGGAAGTAAAGAAGCCCGAAACCATCAACTACCGCACCCTCAAGCCCGAGATGGACGGCCTCTTCTGTGAGCGCATCTTCGGCCCGACCCGCGACTGGGAGTGCTACTGCGGCAAGTACAAGCGCGTGCGATTCAAGGGAATCGTGTGTGAGCGCTGTGGCGTGGAGGTCACCAAGTCCTCCGTGCGCCGTGAGCGCATGGGCCACATTGAGCTTGCTGCCCCCGTGACCCACATCTGGTACTTCAAGGGCGTGCCTAGCCGCCTCGGCTACCTGCTCGACCTTGCACCGAAGGACCTCGAGAAGGTCATCTACTTCGCGGCCTACATGATCACGAAGGTGGACGACGAGGCACGTCACGCCGACATGCCCGAGCTCCAGAGCCGCCACGATCTCGAGATCCGCGAACTCGAAAACGAGCGCGACGCCGCCATCAACGAGCGCGCCGTGACCGCCGAGAAGGACCTCGCCCAGCTCGAGGAAGAAGGCGCGAAGGCCGACGCGAAGCGCAAGGTTCGTGACTCCGCCGAGCGCGAGCAGGCGCAGATCCGCAAGAAGTACGACGCGGAGATCACGCGCGTGCAGAACGTGTGGGAGCGCTTCAAGAACCTCGAGGTTGCGGACCTCGAGGGCGATGAGCAGCTTTACCGTGCGATGAAGCTCCGCTACGGCCACTACTTCGAAGGTGGCATGGGCGCCGAGGCCGTGCAGCAGCGCCTGCTCGACTTCGACCTCGACTCCGAGGCTGAGAAGCTCCGCGAGGTCATCGCGAACGGCAAGGGGCAGAAGAAGGCCCGCGCCCTCAAGCGCCTCAAGGTTGTTTCGGCGTTCCAGCAGACGACCAACTCGCCGGCAGGGATGGTGCTCGATTGCATCCCGGTGATTCCACCGGATCTCCGCCCCATGGTGCAGCTCGACGGCGGCCGCTTCGCGACGTCCGATCTCAACGACCTGTACCGCCGTGTGATCAACCGCAACAACCGTCTCAAGCGCCTCATTGACCTCGGTGCCCCCGAGATCATCGTGAACAACGAGAAGCGCATGCTTCAGGAGTCGGTGGACTCGCTGTTCGACAACGGCCGCCGTGGCCGCCCGGTCACGGGCCCCGGCAACCGCCCGCTCAAGTCGCTCTCCGACATGCTTAAGGGCAAGCAGGGCCGCTTCCGTGCGAACCTGCTCGGTAAGCGCGTGGACTACTCGGGCCGTTCGGTCATCGTGAACGGTCCTGAGCTTCACCTCCACCAGTGTGGTCTTCCGAAGGGCATGGCGCTCGAGCTGTTCAAGCCGTTCGTCATGAAGCGTCTCGTGGATCTCTCGCTCGCGCAGAACGTCAAGGCCGCCAAGCGCATGGTTGAGCGTTCGCGCCCCGAGGTGTGGGACGTTCTTGAAGAGGTCATCACCGAGCACCCGGTGCTGCTGAACCGTGCACCTACGCTTCACCGCCTCGGTATCCAGGCGTTCGAGCCGAAGCTCGTTGAAGGCAAGGCCATCCACCTGCACCCGCTCGTGTGTGGCGCCTTCAACGCGGACTTCGACGGTGACCAGATGGCTGTGCACCTCCCTCTTTCGCCCGAGGCGCAGGCCGAGGCGCGCATCCTCATGCTCTCCTCGAACAACATCCTTAAGCCTTCGGATGGCCGCCCGGTGACGATGCCCGCACAGGACATGATTATCGGTCTGTACCATCTGACGACCCCGAAGCCGGAGGCGCTCGGTCACGGCCGTACGTTCTCGTCGATCGCCGAGGCGATCATGGCCTTCGACAACAACGAGATCGACCTGAACGCACCGATCAACGTGCGCTTCACCGATGTCGTGCCACCGTCGGACTGGAAGGCCCCCGAAGGCTGGAACGAGGGTGACGCGATCACGCTCGAAACCACGCTCGGTGCCTACTACTTCAACGAAACCCTTCCCGAGGACTTCCCGTACGTGGAAGGCCAGGTGGGCAAGAAGCGCCTCGGCGGGATCGTTAACGCGCTCGCAGAACGCTATGACAAGGGTCAGGTTTCGGCTTCGCTCGACGCACTCAAGTCGTACGGCTTCTCGTGGTCGACCTATTCGGGTGTGACGTTCGCTTTCAGCGACGTTGTCGCGCCGCCGAACAAGGCTGAAATCATTGCGAAGTACGAGGCGAAGGCCGCGCAGGTCGAAGAAAACCGCGATCTCGGTCTCGTCTCCGAAGCCGAGCGCAGCAGCGAGCTCATCGACATTTGGACCGAGGCTACCAATGAGGTTGCCGAGGCGATGAAGTCGAACTTCCCGCTCGACAACACCATTTATCGCATGGTGCACTCCGGTGCCCGCGGTAACTGGATGCAGATTCGCCAGATCGCCGGTATGCGCGGCCTCGTGAATAACCCGAAGGGCGAGATCATTCCCCGCCCGATTCTCTCGAACTACCGCGAGGGTCTTTCGGTTCTCGAGTACTTCATCGCTTCGCACGGCTCGCGTAAGGGCCTTGCCGATACCGCGCTCAAGACCGCACAGTCGGGTTACCTGACGCGTCGTCTCGTTGACGTCTCGCAGGACGTCATCGTGCGCGAAGGCGACTGTGGAACCTCCAAGGGCTTCACGATGGCGATTGGCCAGGATCTGGACGGCACCATCGTGCCCGCCGACAATGTGGAGATCACAGCCTATGGCCGTACCCTTGCGCAGGACGTGGCTGGCGAAGACGGCACCGTGCTTGCTTCCGCGGGTGAGGACGTCGGTGACGTGCTCATCGAGAAGCTCATCGCTGCGGGTGTGACGGAAGTGAAGGTTCGCTCCGTTCTCACGTGTGATTCCGCCGTGGGCACGTGTGCGCAGTGCTACGGCCGTTCGCTTGCGACCGGCCAGCTCGTCGATATCGGCGAGGCCGTGGGTATCGTCGCAGCCCAGTCGATTGGTGAGCCCGGTACCCAGCTCACGATGCGTACCTTCCACTCCGGCGGTGTCGCCTCGGCAGAGGGCGATATCACGCACGGTCTTCCGCGTGTGCAGGAGCTCTTTGAGGCCCGTACCCCGGCCGGCTTCGCCCCGATTACCGAAATCGCGGGCCGCGTGAGCGTTGACGAAACCGACAAGCAGCGCAAGCTCACCGTGACACCGGACGACGGCAGCGAGCCCGTGACCTACACGCTCTCGCGCCGAGTGACCCCGCTCGTGTTTGACGGAGACCACGTTGAGGTTGGCCAGCAGCTTTCACCGGGTTCGGTCGACCCGAAGCAGGTGCTTCGCATCCTCGGCCCGCGTGCCGTGCAAAAGCACCTCGTGGACGAGGTCCAGAAGGTGTACGTGAGCCAGGGCGTGGACATTCACGCGAAGCACATCGAGGTCATCGTGCGCCAGATGCTGCGCCGCGTCACCATCGTGGCTTCGGGTGACACGAAGCTCCTCCCTGGTGACCTCGTGGAAAACGCCGCGTTCATTGAAGCGAACCGTGCTGTACTCGCCGAGGGCGGGGAGCCCGCACAGGGCCGCCCCGAACTCATGGGCATCACGAAGGCGTCGCTTGCGACCGAGTCGTGGCTTTCGGCCGCGTCGTTCCAGGAGACGACTCGCGTTCTCACCGAGGCTGCGCTCAGCTCGAAGAGCGACAAACTCATGGGCCTCAAGGAGAACGTCATCATCGGTAAGCTCATCCCGGCGGGCACGGGCCTTCCCCGTTTCCGCAACTTCGAGGTCGAGCCGACCGATGAAGCCAAGGCGCAGATGTACACGGTTCCCGGCTACGACGATTTTGGCCTCGCCGATTTCAGTGGGACCGGTTCGAACCTGAACCTCGACGACTTCAGCTACTCGGATCCGTTCAACACCGATTTCCGCTGA